The proteins below come from a single Zea mays cultivar B73 chromosome 8, Zm-B73-REFERENCE-NAM-5.0, whole genome shotgun sequence genomic window:
- the LOC103635853 gene encoding uncharacterized protein: MLVFSDHVRSFVNPVWTSSGRPVDRKRTGPRPCPVCYLPVEQALALRPAKPSLSPVLQSLNYVLEEILIPKESKSGSLFGGFPSLEERDKSYDIKDSMTVHCGFVRGKVPGLNTGFDIDEADHSEMQLCQSTVVASAIFGNYDVMQQPENISKFSKDTVCFFMFLEEETEAAIKNTTIGHTKKIGLWRVVVVRNLPFTDARRNGKVPKLLLHRLFPNARYSIWIDGKLKLVRDPYQVLERFLWRKNVSFAISRHYRRFDVFEEAEANKAGGKYDNTSIDYQIEFYKREGLTHYSSAKLPITSDVPEGCVIIREHIPITNLFTCLWFNEVDRFTSRDQLSFSTVRDKIRWRVNWTADMFLDCERRDFVVQSYHRELLEQRQSALRRWPPQRSPIARFQPRKMLPDNAAREPWKASATKKLSRKRARDKKSSSRRTH; the protein is encoded by the exons ATGCTTGTGTTTTCTGATCATGTCCGGAGCTTTGTGAACCCTGTTTGGACATCGTCAGGCAGACCAGTTGATAGAAAACGCACTGGACCACGAC CTTGTCCAGTTTGTTATTTGCCAGTTGAGCAAGCACTGGCACTGAGACCAGCTAAACCATCATTGTCACCAGTCCTTCAAAGCTTAAATTATGTTCTTGAAGAGATTTTGATTCCCAAAGAGTCCAAGAGCGGTTCTTTGTTTGGAGGTTTTCCATCCCTGGAGGAACGAGATAAGTCTTATGACATAAAAGACTCGATGACTGTACATTGTGG ATTTGTAAGAGGGAAGGTACCTGGTCTTAATACTGGGTTTGACATAgatgaagctgatcattctgagATGCAGCTGTGCCAGAGTACAGTTGTTGCCTCTGCTATTTTTG GTAATTATGACGTAATGCAACAACCAGAAAATATCAGCAAATTTTCAAAAGATACAGTTTGCTTCTTTATGTTTCTGGAGGAAGAAACAGAAGCTGCAATAAAGAACACTACTATTGGTCATACTAAAAAGATTGGGCTGTGGCGGGTAGTTGTTGTCCGCAACCTACCATTTACAGATGCTAGACGCAATGGAAAG GTTCCAAAGCTATTACTTCATCGGCTTTTTCCCAATGCGCGATATTCAATTTGGATTGATGGGAAACTTAAGCTAGTGAGGGATCCTTATCAGGTATTAGAAAG GTTCTTGTGGAGGAAGAATGTTAGCTTTGCAATTTCCAGGCATTACAGACGCTTCGATGTTTTCGAGGAAGCTGAGGCCAACAAGGCTGGTGGAAAATATGATAACACATCAATTGACTACCAGATAGAGTTCTACAAAAGAGAGGGTCTAACCCATTATTCATCAGCCAAACTTCCTATAACGAGTG ACGTCCCGGAGGGCTGTGTGATAATTAGGGAACATATCCCCATAACAAACTTGTTTACATGCCTTTGGTTCAATGAAGTTGACCGCTTCACGTCCAGAGATCAGCTAAGCTTCAGCACAGTTAGGGATAAAATAAGGTGGCGAGTTAATTGGACTGCAGACATGTTCCTGGATTGTGAAAGGCGTGATTTTGTTGTTCAG TCGTACCACCGAGAACTGTTGGAACAGAGGCAGTCTGCCTTACGAAGATGGCCTCCCCAGCGGTCTCCCATCGCGCGCTTCCAACCTAGAAAGATGCTTCCAGACAATGCAGCAAGGGAACCATGGAAGGCTTCTGCAACCAAGAAGTTATCACGGAAGCGAGCACGGGATAAGAAATCAAGCTCGAGACGAACTCATTGA